The Scyliorhinus canicula chromosome 20, sScyCan1.1, whole genome shotgun sequence genome has a window encoding:
- the LOC119955236 gene encoding cytidine and dCMP deaminase domain-containing protein 1-like isoform X2 → MASADENLSGNVKPTVRLKDKETLFMLLALHMEESPLCKNPMRQNHKKNNITMNKTGIVICDSDSIQRVVMMDCSREQLHAAQLVMVNLTTRARDCDVYLSRKPCTDCAKCLVQGKTQALINH, encoded by the exons GTAATGTTAAGCCTACCGTGCGGCTGAAGGACAAGGAGACCCTCTTCATGCTACTTGCCCTTCACATGGAAGAGTCTCCACTCTGCAAAAATCCAATGAGGCAAAATCATAAAAAGAACAATATCACG ATGAACAAAACTGGGATTGTTATTTGTGACTCGGATTCGATTCAGCGTGTGGTGATGATGGATTGCTCTCGGGAACAGCTACATGCTGCACAGCTTGTGATGGTGAACCTGACAACGAGAGCAAGAGATTGTGATGTGTACTTATCCCGGAAACCCTGCACGGACTGTGCCAAATGTCTCGTTCAAGGCAAGACTCAAGCTTTAATAAATCACTGA